In a single window of the Vicingaceae bacterium genome:
- a CDS encoding transposase translates to MPFFKFDKKPQGTYIRIVESYRPNKNSTPRHKTLLTLGKVEDIDVQKFVALIVRICQIKGVPLPAELQDVSIHHIQETARLQYGIVAIIRHLSKVFQLDKFLSSIQNSSQTQFSIIDILELMIADRMLMPCSKLSTYHRQSEYLQHIPHTQKQTHALQHFYRTLDVLADNEDALKEHLFKVQRNLFSDELEVVFYDVTTLYFESEQEDELRKKGYSKDHRPHKTQIVLGVLVDGLRNPLTYHIYEGNQFEGHTMEKAMEEMKKKYGVSKMIVVADSGMMSKQNIEMLKKLGVEYIIGEPLKRLPEKVVEKIIESKQEEIKALEIKEKREDGGVEEKMLWKEIEEGGKRIIATYSDHRAARDKKKREEEMREAQALVENIAQLKQKMKRGKGLKWIKSEGSEEINYAIDKEKVEKIAKYDGWKGISTNSNMPSEEVIRRYYELFEVEHFFRAMKSEMMIRPIYHWTPKRIRGHVAMCFVSYLFLNYIRIKTGESYGAIKEGIRSMEVSEIKDKKNGGMYYLKGNINDTGKKILKTLGIKEIEKDVIEIKEMEKYIQE, encoded by the coding sequence ATGCCCTTCTTCAAGTTCGATAAAAAACCCCAAGGCACTTACATCCGTATCGTTGAAAGCTATCGCCCCAACAAAAACTCTACACCTCGACACAAAACCCTTCTCACACTCGGCAAAGTAGAAGACATTGATGTCCAAAAATTTGTCGCCCTCATCGTCCGCATTTGTCAAATCAAAGGCGTTCCACTGCCCGCCGAACTTCAAGACGTCTCTATTCATCACATCCAAGAAACCGCACGGCTTCAATACGGCATCGTTGCTATTATTCGTCATCTGTCCAAAGTTTTTCAATTAGATAAATTCCTTTCCTCTATCCAAAACTCTTCCCAAACACAATTCTCTATCATTGATATTTTGGAACTGATGATAGCCGACCGCATGCTGATGCCGTGCAGCAAATTATCTACATATCATCGTCAATCCGAGTATTTACAACACATTCCGCATACTCAAAAACAAACACATGCTTTGCAGCATTTTTACAGGACATTAGATGTCTTGGCAGACAACGAAGATGCGTTGAAAGAGCATTTGTTTAAGGTGCAAAGAAACTTATTCAGCGACGAATTGGAAGTGGTGTTTTATGATGTAACGACCTTGTATTTTGAGAGTGAGCAAGAAGACGAACTTCGGAAGAAGGGGTATAGCAAGGATCATCGTCCGCACAAAACGCAAATTGTATTGGGCGTGTTAGTGGATGGTTTGCGAAATCCATTGACATATCACATTTACGAAGGCAATCAATTTGAAGGACACACGATGGAAAAAGCGATGGAAGAAATGAAAAAGAAGTATGGAGTGAGCAAAATGATAGTGGTGGCAGACAGCGGGATGATGAGCAAGCAGAATATTGAGATGTTGAAAAAATTAGGAGTGGAATACATCATAGGCGAGCCGCTCAAACGATTGCCGGAAAAAGTGGTTGAAAAGATAATAGAGAGCAAGCAAGAGGAAATCAAAGCATTGGAAATAAAAGAGAAAAGAGAGGATGGAGGTGTTGAAGAAAAGATGTTGTGGAAAGAGATAGAAGAAGGCGGGAAGCGAATCATAGCGACATATAGCGATCATCGTGCGGCACGAGACAAAAAGAAACGGGAAGAAGAGATGAGAGAAGCACAGGCATTGGTAGAAAACATTGCCCAATTAAAGCAAAAAATGAAGCGGGGCAAAGGATTGAAATGGATAAAGTCAGAAGGCAGCGAAGAGATAAATTATGCGATAGATAAAGAGAAAGTAGAAAAGATCGCGAAGTATGACGGATGGAAGGGCATATCCACCAACAGCAATATGCCATCAGAAGAAGTGATAAGGAGATACTATGAATTATTTGAAGTAGAGCATTTTTTCAGAGCGATGAAGAGCGAGATGATGATACGCCCGATATATCATTGGACGCCGAAGAGAATAAGAGGTCATGTAGCGATGTGTTTTGTGAGTTATTTATTTTTGAATTACATCAGGATAAAGACAGGCGAGAGTTACGGAGCGATAAAAGAAGGGATAAGGAGCATGGAAGTATCAGAGATAAAAGATAAGAAAAACGGAGGGATGTATTACTTGAAAGGGAATATCAACGATACAGGCAAAAAAATACTGAAAACACTTGGAATAAAAGAGATAGAGAAAGATGTTATTGAGATAAAAGAGATGGAAAAATACATACAGGAATAG
- a CDS encoding ATPase, with translation MKHKEIITNWNVITGGPCTGKTTVINILSERGYKTTIEHARHYIDTQKITGKSVEEIRENKKEFQLAVLNMQIEEEGTLDVNEMVFLDRALPDAMAYYQFLGLEYDDRLIEQCNKYCYNRVFILARLPLINDYARLEDEAEQIRIHNLIIKVYETFPCPIVHVPVLPPEERVDFILKHI, from the coding sequence ATGAAACACAAAGAAATCATTACCAACTGGAATGTAATTACCGGAGGTCCCTGCACTGGTAAGACCACAGTAATAAACATTCTTTCTGAAAGAGGTTATAAAACCACGATAGAACATGCAAGGCACTACATTGACACCCAAAAGATAACGGGGAAATCCGTTGAGGAAATCCGGGAAAACAAAAAAGAATTTCAATTAGCTGTCTTAAACATGCAAATTGAGGAAGAAGGAACATTGGATGTAAACGAAATGGTTTTTTTAGACAGGGCGTTACCCGATGCAATGGCTTACTATCAGTTCTTAGGATTGGAATATGACGACAGATTAATAGAGCAGTGTAATAAATATTGTTACAACAGAGTATTCATTTTAGCTCGTTTGCCCTTAATTAATGATTACGCCCGTTTAGAAGACGAAGCAGAACAAATCCGAATTCATAATCTCATTATAAAGGTGTATGAAACATTTCCTTGTCCTATTGTTCATGTGCCGGTTCTGCCACCGGAAGAACGGGTTGATTTTATTCTAAAACACATTTAG
- a CDS encoding RND transporter — protein MKNFIYSTALITIFIFTGCKNGHENHEATSDSYYTCPMHPSVVSSTPGACPVCNMSLIKVEKKETDHAGMQGNIITIDKHKQALAGIETDTVRKRNILSSSVILGTVAINEEQVKTISSRVKGRIDRLFIKTTGAYVKSGSPIYSIYSEQLQSEVKEYLSLLQKSKTVSTTTKLTNDFLNAAKNKLLLWGLTEKQISELAASGKASPLITFYSPEAGYVTEVNITEGMYVEEGSPLVKITSLNEVWVEAQLYPNEISGFEEIKTFQVFAESNPGEVYKGTLVYYNPVIEEGKRIYLLKIRVNNSAGKLIPGTLVSVVPEKSFTNVLAVPKSAVLLEKMKTVWVLAHDNTFEQRMVETGVQNKQWIEITSGLKPGDIVVTEGAYLISSEFILKSGAGQRHDH, from the coding sequence ATGAAAAATTTTATTTATTCAACCGCTCTGATAACAATATTCATTTTTACAGGTTGTAAAAACGGACACGAAAATCATGAGGCAACATCAGACAGTTATTATACCTGTCCCATGCACCCAAGCGTTGTGAGCAGCACACCCGGAGCTTGCCCCGTTTGTAATATGTCTTTAATCAAAGTAGAGAAGAAAGAAACCGACCATGCAGGAATGCAAGGCAACATTATCACCATTGACAAGCATAAGCAGGCATTGGCAGGTATTGAAACAGATACCGTCAGAAAAAGAAACATTTTATCATCTTCCGTTATTTTAGGAACAGTTGCCATTAATGAAGAACAGGTAAAGACCATCAGCAGCCGTGTAAAAGGCAGAATAGATAGACTATTTATCAAAACCACAGGCGCATATGTTAAAAGCGGAAGTCCGATTTACAGTATTTACAGTGAGCAACTGCAATCCGAAGTAAAAGAATACTTGTCTTTGCTTCAAAAATCAAAAACAGTAAGCACCACAACCAAACTCACCAACGATTTTTTAAATGCCGCAAAGAATAAATTGCTTTTGTGGGGTTTAACCGAAAAACAAATTTCCGAACTGGCAGCATCAGGCAAGGCAAGTCCCCTCATTACATTTTATTCCCCCGAAGCGGGCTATGTAACCGAAGTAAACATTACCGAAGGCATGTATGTGGAAGAAGGTAGCCCTCTTGTAAAAATCACCTCGCTCAATGAGGTTTGGGTCGAAGCGCAATTGTATCCCAATGAAATTTCAGGATTTGAAGAAATCAAGACCTTTCAGGTGTTTGCCGAAAGTAATCCCGGAGAAGTTTACAAAGGTACGTTGGTTTACTACAACCCGGTAATAGAAGAAGGCAAAAGAATTTACCTGCTTAAAATCAGGGTAAACAATTCAGCCGGTAAACTTATACCCGGCACATTGGTTTCGGTCGTTCCCGAAAAATCGTTTACCAATGTGCTGGCAGTTCCTAAATCGGCAGTACTGCTGGAAAAGATGAAAACCGTTTGGGTATTGGCCCATGATAACACATTTGAGCAACGCATGGTAGAAACAGGTGTGCAAAACAAGCAGTGGATTGAAATTACATCAGGATTAAAACCAGGTGACATCGTTGTTACCGAAGGTGCATATTTAATCAGCAGTGAGTTTATACTTAAAAGCGGAGCAGGACAAAGACATGACCATTAA
- a CDS encoding MBL fold hydrolase: MNYNNIKIQFLGAAGTVTGSKFLITAFGKKILIDCGLFQGLKELRQLNWQPLAVSAKTIDVVLLTHAHLDHTGYLPLLVKHGFSGTINGTSPTLQIAEIILKDSAKIQEEDAERANKFRYSKHKPALPLYGLPDVENTLPLFQPQPLNQWLQINEHIRYRFRYNGHIIGATFIELQIGEKTLVFSGDIGREIDPLLFPPEKPEKADVLFIEATYGNRLHPTEPAINNLEKLINRCMARNGTIIIPSFSVERTQLLMYLFWQLKKTNKIPDIPIYMDSPMGRNVLEVFHHNTEWHKLSPDECFEMCNTIKRIKGVDETYALAEDNNPKIIIAGSGMAAGGRVLTYFEKYLGDENATILLVGFQAEGTRGRALLEGATEIKMRGKFYEVKAHIENIEGLSGHADQNGLIDWMNKLTSKPHKIFIVHSEADGAKGLQEKIKEVYKWDSEIPVLNQKEEFELKN, encoded by the coding sequence ATGAACTATAACAACATAAAAATTCAATTCTTAGGTGCAGCCGGAACGGTAACCGGCTCCAAATTCCTTATTACCGCTTTCGGTAAAAAAATACTGATTGACTGCGGTTTGTTTCAGGGTTTAAAAGAACTCCGGCAACTCAATTGGCAACCATTGGCAGTTTCGGCAAAAACTATTGATGTGGTTTTGCTTACACATGCCCATTTAGACCATACGGGCTACCTTCCTTTATTAGTAAAACATGGTTTTAGCGGAACAATTAATGGCACATCGCCAACCTTGCAGATTGCAGAAATAATATTAAAGGATAGCGCAAAAATTCAGGAAGAAGATGCAGAGAGAGCGAACAAATTCCGCTACTCAAAACACAAGCCCGCTTTGCCGCTTTATGGCTTGCCTGATGTGGAAAATACTTTGCCGCTTTTTCAACCGCAACCCCTCAATCAATGGTTACAAATTAACGAGCATATCCGATACCGTTTCCGATACAACGGACATATTATTGGTGCTACATTTATTGAATTGCAGATTGGCGAAAAAACATTGGTTTTTTCCGGTGATATTGGCAGGGAGATAGACCCACTTTTGTTTCCACCGGAAAAGCCTGAAAAAGCGGATGTTTTATTTATTGAAGCCACTTATGGCAACCGTCTTCATCCTACCGAACCGGCTATCAACAACTTGGAAAAACTTATTAATCGTTGCATGGCAAGAAACGGCACTATCATCATACCGAGTTTTTCGGTAGAGCGGACACAGTTACTCATGTATCTGTTTTGGCAGTTAAAAAAGACCAATAAAATTCCCGATATACCTATTTATATGGATAGTCCTATGGGAAGAAATGTTTTGGAAGTTTTTCACCATAATACCGAATGGCATAAACTCTCTCCCGATGAATGTTTTGAAATGTGCAATACTATCAAGAGGATTAAAGGTGTCGATGAAACCTACGCACTTGCAGAGGATAACAATCCCAAAATAATTATAGCCGGAAGCGGAATGGCGGCAGGAGGTAGAGTGCTTACTTATTTTGAAAAATACTTAGGTGATGAAAATGCAACCATCCTGTTGGTAGGTTTTCAGGCGGAAGGAACTAGAGGTAGGGCTTTGCTGGAAGGCGCAACCGAAATAAAAATGAGAGGTAAATTCTATGAGGTTAAAGCCCACATTGAAAATATAGAAGGGTTGTCCGGTCATGCCGACCAAAATGGACTGATTGACTGGATGAATAAATTAACATCCAAGCCCCATAAAATATTCATTGTTCACAGCGAAGCGGATGGCGCAAAGGGATTGCAGGAAAAAATAAAAGAAGTTTATAAATGGGATAGTGAAATTCCTGTCCTTAATCAGAAAGAAGAATTTGAATTAAAGAATTGA
- the dapA gene encoding 4-hydroxy-tetrahydrodipicolinate synthase: MDFSGTGVAIVTPFDKKGSVDFSSLEKILKHVIDGQVDFLVLLGTTAETPVLTKQEKKDILDFVLEKTKHSKPIVVGCGGNNTSAIIEEMQYLEVNRFDAVLSVAPYYNKPTQKGLYLHFKTIADNSPVPVILYNVPSRTSSNLEASTTLQLAGHQNIAGIKEAGGNLDQITAIIQNRPDGFKVFSGDDSLALPIQSIGGDGLISVAANALPFLVSSMIKHTFEDNYDKARQIHLILADFVRMLFCEGNPAGIKAALEAMHLANAHLRLPLVEASDDLKKRIAQELIKINEKITTYPV, from the coding sequence ATGGATTTTAGCGGAACCGGTGTGGCTATTGTAACTCCTTTTGATAAAAAAGGTTCGGTTGATTTCAGTTCGCTTGAAAAAATTTTAAAACACGTCATTGACGGGCAAGTTGATTTTTTGGTTCTACTGGGTACAACAGCAGAAACTCCTGTTTTGACCAAACAAGAGAAAAAAGATATCCTTGATTTTGTGTTGGAAAAAACAAAACATTCCAAACCGATCGTTGTCGGGTGCGGTGGCAACAACACTTCGGCCATAATCGAGGAAATGCAATATTTGGAAGTAAACCGTTTTGATGCAGTATTATCTGTTGCACCTTATTACAACAAGCCAACACAAAAGGGTTTGTATTTACATTTTAAAACAATTGCAGACAATTCGCCTGTGCCGGTGATACTCTATAACGTTCCTTCCCGAACCTCATCCAATCTCGAAGCTTCTACCACATTGCAATTAGCCGGTCATCAAAATATAGCCGGAATCAAAGAAGCCGGTGGCAATCTTGATCAAATAACAGCCATCATTCAAAACCGTCCTGACGGTTTTAAAGTTTTTTCCGGTGATGATTCTTTAGCCCTTCCTATACAATCTATTGGAGGAGACGGTCTGATATCGGTAGCGGCCAATGCTTTACCTTTTTTGGTAAGCAGCATGATTAAGCATACATTTGAGGATAATTACGACAAAGCGCGTCAAATTCATTTGATCCTGGCAGATTTTGTGAGAATGTTGTTTTGCGAAGGCAATCCTGCCGGGATAAAAGCAGCATTGGAAGCCATGCATTTGGCAAATGCCCACCTAAGATTGCCATTGGTGGAAGCAAGCGATGATTTAAAAAAACGTATTGCACAAGAACTGATAAAAATAAATGAAAAAATAACCACTTACCCGGTTTAA